The genomic interval GAAGGTATGCATGAAGAAGCTTTACGAGAACAAATTTATGCAGCAGTCGTAACGCTCTATCAAGCGAAAGAAGCTGAATGGACAGCGGAAGTAGCGCGTCATTTAGAAAAAGCCGTGATGCTGCAAGTCTTAGACCACCATTGGAAAGAGCATTTAGCGGAAATGGATTACTTGCGCATGGGTATTGGCTTGCGAGGTTATGCGCAAAAAGATCCGAAGCAAGAATATAAGCGCGAAGCCTTTGAATTGTTTGCAGAAATGCTAGAGCGCATTAAAGTCGAAGTGATTAGCACCTTGCAAGGTCTTCAACTACAAACGCAAGAAGAAGTTGAGGCAATGGAAGCACAGCAGCGTCAACTGGCTGAAGCGCAAGCGTTGGTGTATGAGGGGGCTGGACCAGTGGCTGAACCTATTGCGTTGGGAAGTGCTAGCGCACAAGGGCAATCAACTAGCTATCAGCAAGAGACGACCAAAATTGGCCGTAATGATCCTTGTCACTGTGGTTCGGGCAAGAAGTTTAAACAATGTCATGGGAAGCTTTAAATGAGTGAAAGGGTTGGCACACAAACTTGTTATCCCGACCTTGCGCCGGGAGCTCCGGATATCACTGTGGTCCAGCCAAGCACTGTCACCTACGAGCAACCTCTTAACGAAGTCATTCGCACCTGTCTGCGCCTTTCACAGTCCTTTCAGCAAATTATCCATGCGATACAGGGGGCTACGCCATGGAACAGCCGAGCGGCCTTATCTGGCATATTAGATGTCTTGAGCATCCTGGACAGGCCAGACTTAAAAAGCAAGCTCAGCAAAGCCTTACAACAGCACCACGACAAACTGGCTAAGCTCATTCACTCTCCCAAAATTGATACGGATCGTTTGCAGCAAGCGCTCACGGAAATTCATGAAGTGAGTGAAAGCCTAATTAAGCATCATGGAAAATTTGCACAAGGTTTACGAGAAGATAAATTTCTTGACCACATTCGTTTACAATTACAAAATGGCGTGGGGCAATTAGAGTCAGCCGCTTTTCGTTATTGGTTAAACCGTCCTGCTGAGGCGAGAAAACATGACTTAACCCAGTGGCATGCTGCATTTTCTTTGATTGAATCCGCGGTTAATTTATTGTTAAGCATGATCCGCGATAGCACGCATGCAACGAAGCAAACAGCGCAGCATGGATTCTTTGAGATGGCGTTGGATCAACAGCAATCTTGCCAACTGGTGCAGGTTATTATGGATTCACAGGCTGGCGCATATCCTGAAATCAGCGTTAGCCGACATCACTTATGTATTCGCTTTCTCACACAGGAAGATGGACTTTGCTCTGTGCCTGTTGATACCGACATTGCTTTTTCTTTGAAGATTGGGGTTTTGTAAGCTGTTTTCATCCCGGCTTTCGCTGTCATCCCGCACTTGATGCGGGATCTCCTGATAGTACTAGCAAGTACGCTAGCACCTGATGGAGGTCCCGCGTCAAGCGCGGGATGACAGGTATAGTTTATGCAGCGTGTTGACAGTTTCTAGCAAAGCCGCGCTTTCACCCACATTCTCAATCACATCATCAGCAATGGCGCGGTAAGCCGCGTCATCAGCTTGAGAGGCTAGCATTTGTTTTGCGAGTGTTTCATCGATGCCATCGCGTAGTTGAATACGTGCTAGGCGAGTTTTCTCATCCGCATGCACGAGCAATACACGGTCGAGATAATCGTGTGCATCGCGTGTGTGAGCGAGCAGGGGGATCATAGCAATCACGTAAGGAGAGGGCGCATTGGCTGTTTGTTCCTGCAAAGCTTGGCGAATATGAGGATGTAACAAGGCTTCTAACCAAGCGCGGTCTTCAGGATGCTGAAAGATGTGTTCTCGCAGCGCAGCACGATTTATTTGACCATCTGCATCCAAACAGCCA from marine bacterium B5-7 carries:
- the zapD gene encoding cell division protein ZapD, which translates into the protein MSERVGTQTCYPDLAPGAPDITVVQPSTVTYEQPLNEVIRTCLRLSQSFQQIIHAIQGATPWNSRAALSGILDVLSILDRPDLKSKLSKALQQHHDKLAKLIHSPKIDTDRLQQALTEIHEVSESLIKHHGKFAQGLREDKFLDHIRLQLQNGVGQLESAAFRYWLNRPAEARKHDLTQWHAAFSLIESAVNLLLSMIRDSTHATKQTAQHGFFEMALDQQQSCQLVQVIMDSQAGAYPEISVSRHHLCIRFLTQEDGLCSVPVDTDIAFSLKIGVL
- the coaE gene encoding dephospho-CoA kinase, giving the protein MFTVGLTGGIGSGKSTVADIFSKEHGIHVVDADVIAREVLLQHQAQVIEHFGAGCLDADGQINRAALREHIFQHPEDRAWLEALLHPHIRQALQEQTANAPSPYVIAMIPLLAHTRDAHDYLDRVLLVHADEKTRLARIQLRDGIDETLAKQMLASQADDAAYRAIADDVIENVGESAALLETVNTLHKLYLSSRA